The genomic stretch GGCCCGCCAATCGCTGATGCGCATGGCTATGCCGACCACCTGCCCGATCACCTCCGCATCCTGCGGATGGCGCAGGATGCGGACGGAGGCGGGGGAAAGGGGATGGGGCTGGATGATGATGTTTCCGTCCTCCAGCGTGCACCAGCTGCAAATGAAGTCGGTGCGCGTCTCCAGGAAGTAGATCGGCCGCTCGTATTCGCTGCGCCAGCCACCCCGCGCTACCGCGGTACGCGATTCGTCGATCTGGACGAATGTGCCTGGCAGCAACAAGGGATACATGGTGAAGTCTTCGGTGCCGACATACGCATAGGTGTATTCGTCGCGGGAAAACTGGGCGAGGAACGATAGTGGCACCATTCCCCACTGCTCCACGATGCGCCCCAGATTGAAGGTTCGACGCGGGTCAAAGCCGGGGTCGATTCGCACCGGGAGGCGCACGGCGGTGACCGCATTCAGGGCTTCCAGGCGACGGGAACCCGGGTGCGGTGCCGCGTCCAG from Terriglobales bacterium encodes the following:
- a CDS encoding helix-turn-helix transcriptional regulator, with protein sequence MTPPGHQLRMIREDLSLTIRDVETASCRIAARRRNPEYAISLSRLSDIESKSVLPSIYRLYSLAVIYRRDLRDLLGLYGIDVNDAAADLDAAPHPGSRRLEALNAVTAVRLPVRIDPGFDPRRTFNLGRIVEQWGMVPLSFLAQFSRDEYTYAYVGTEDFTMYPLLLPGTFVQIDESRTAVARGGWRSEYERPIYFLETRTDFICSWCTLEDGNIIIQPHPLSPASVRILRHPQDAEVIGQVVGIAMRISDWRA